In Melitaea cinxia chromosome 29, ilMelCinx1.1, whole genome shotgun sequence, the genomic stretch CCGTTCCAGGCTAGTCCTTCGTTGTATACATTACCGATACACTGACTGTAAATGGCCTGTAAAAGagtaaataataagtttaatatatttgatttgatttctATCCACGCTcgtttattatgtataatataggcAACTTAATACCTGTGTTGTAGGTAACACTCAAACgacatacattttataaatataaatataagttgtATAAATATAAGCAGCAAGACAGCAGCAGAAGCAATAATTGCTTCCGCTATTAGACTTTGcttatttttacccgactttaaaaaaggaggaggttactcaattcgctatatatatattttaatgtatgttcggggataacttcgtcgtttatgaatcgattttggtaattctttttttgttagaaaggagatatcccaaagatggtatcatgataagtaaactaggatctgatgatgggattccagagaaatcaagggaaaccctcgaaaattgtagtgacgactagtgcgtttgttaatttttttcgtttactttcgttgtattacttgtcgatgtaaacgaagtcggtttttttcgtttacgagcaaatacaattatttatgagtattttgtttaaattgactgacattttattgaaataaaatttgcatttcaatttagtaaatataaaaaaaataatttttaaataatattattttgacttattacattattatataacgaCAAATATGTATTGAAACGTATTATAGTATATTGCTGAGTTTTTCTCAAAAATTCCTTACCTTTGCCAAAAATGCTTGAAGGCAGAACAGAAGAACAGTCCTTGCTCgcattttttagttgttttgCTACTCTTGAGACAGGTAACTTTCGAATATAATATCAGGCGGTATCAtcactttttatacaaaaacgaTTTCAATGCTTATCAATGTTGTAAAATTGTTAaccttttatttatatgtgtattagtAATGCTAAAGTTTAGGTAATGATTTTCACGTACAATTTCATCATTATTGTGTCATATTAAAGAAGTTATTGCTGTGTCAATTAATATCAatagtttgttttaaattgattaataaatatcaataaaaaaatgcatcGCTATGTATGTTGCTAAACGCtaactcgagaacggtttgACCTAttatagacaattttttttctttgtttctaATACACAATTTCTAAAACCTAAAGCGTGTATACAGACAGCGATTTTTACCggggtagggtacagcaggaaatttcctgctcaaaatatggagcagcccagaCTAGGGtagtacagaagatcacaagtAAATATCACTGTTTTCAAtgtgtgttgtgtttctgttgatgagtaaggtgaccagagctcctggggggaattgggggtagggtcggcaacgcgctcgcgatgcttctggtgttgaagaCGTCTACaagttacggtaatcgattaccatcaggtgagccgtacgcttgttcgccgacctagttatattttaaaaaatcgaaaATGGTTCTTAAGGAGTGGAAATTTccgaaaagtataaatatatatgcgtTTGCGTGTTTACAGGATAGTCCATAGTCCTTATCTATGAGGTTAGCTAGTTCTGGAATAAATTACAGGATTGCTTAATTCAgataacataatttataaccTCAACTAATGTTACAATGGTGTTGAATTTGACCGATATTTACCATATGTGTTTGTTCGAATGAGATTAAggaaaaaattgaattatattatattttatcggAATAcctaattaatctttttttacgaatataaatataaataaatatcttataacatacacacaggcCATCCGTTCCCATGCTAAGCaactttatgcttgtgttacaggtaacagccgaatgctaaagatatttttttttaataaatattacacccaaactcaggcgggaatcgaacccgcaacccacggaacagtaagcagagccactacaaactgcgccaacgggctagttattATAGTGCGAATAGCATACGTGACATTAGTTAAATGATATGTGCTCTTTGAGTATATTGATTGAtttgaataaatgaattaacagtatattgttttatagagatttaaatttattattttctaatgtttacgcgaatttcactcattataatgaacaactttttcggattttatgtCCGATGGACCTCCCGTGACCATATTGCTGTAAGGTATCCAATCAggcatttcatcattacagcctatacagtccactgctggacataggcctccacaagttcacgccaaaataacgtgaactcatgtgttttgcccatagtcaccacgctgggcaggcgggttggtgaccgccgtactggctttgtcgcactgaagacgctgctgcccgtcttcggcctgtgtatttcaaagccagcagttggatggttatcccgccaccggtcggctttttaagttccaaggtgatagtggaactgtgttatcccttagtcgcctcttacgacacccacgggaagagagggggtggctatattctttagtaccgtagccacacagtacatcgggcatttaaaaaaaacttaattagccgtgataaaatccgaaattgttgtttcattataatgatatttaaacttgtttaaataagttaattttaataatagttataacAACAACCGCTCTGTGTAGTGGTGCGTATTGTCGCCTAAAACGttgacggtttgcgggttcgcgtcccgctcgggatggatatttgtttttCTACAATTGTTCTCCCcatcatgcctcggagagcacgttaagacgtcgttcccggttgttatcataaacgaTTGCTGTCAGGAGATAGCAATCGTTACCTACAgaggagcagtgtggtggattaagctccaatccttcttctacatggcgaaagaagcccgtgcccagcagtggaatgttacaggctgaatcgttatAATAGTTCTCCGCTATAGTAtgttttgatttcattttgtaaaatcttaacCATACTGCTATAAAGAGGacgaagtatttttaatatttttaatacatttgcaggatattatgtatttattgtgtATACAGTCAGCGATTTGGAATTTATTGGATCGATTGGATTAAATGatgacatttttgaatatcatatcaaaaattgaccgctccagcggggttcgaacccgcgtctccgactgaccgtgtcggcgctctagccaattaagctatggaacgacgtacccgctagatcgcaacttttgatatgatgattttattgttGTTGGGTTCGAagttcagactcttactgactaaaaaaaccaccacgtgtgagcagtcgtccgcctgaatgggcgagatggggtcgcgctagcattcgtcACCTTGCGTCCGGCCGGCCTAAGTCCCCCAACTATCGGCCGGCGACCCCATTATTACGGGAGGGGGGTAAACCGTATTATCCTTGCCCCCGTACTGCCCAGATGTTCCTGCTTTAGGTCTGTCATCATTTGGTGCTTCTGGACTTCACATAATTCTGCACGTTATAGTGTTATTATGATACATAGACAGACgcatttactttaattttaatttcttttatttatttatttctaacatAGGGacttaatatttgtgttatagATACCAGCTTAATGATAAACAACTATATACTATATTACACCTAGAATCGGgccaggaatcgaacccaccacgcccggagcagaaagcagggttactaAAAACTATGCAAACGGGCCAGCCGAATTTTCTGTACTTGAATCGAAATTTCTGTACTCTTTCTGtacctacaccgtcaatatatcatctcctttgccacaaggttgcctggaagagattgcccttgtacatttttttctataaattattgctaatgttgattgcttattttatttctttggtgtacaataaagtgtaaaataaataaataaatacttgaaaACACGAAAATTAAGAAACCTTAACGGATAGTAAAAGTTTTCCCCTGTCATACCGAAAAGACGATGCAAGGATGACCGCATTCCATGTAAAGGACAATCAACATACAGtatcaaaattcaaaaacatctaattgttaaatatctaatatatggCTTTAATCAAATGACGTATTAGGTGGTATGGGATAAGTATCTTTTATCTTTGTGCTTCCGAGTACTCAAAGTAGggtaaaaatatacatagtagAATGAAGTACACTAGATATACCTGCAAATTTTACAGGGTCGCAACAACCGCTCTGTGTAGTGATGTGTAGTTGTCGTTTTGGAATAATTCCTTTTTTgggaattagaaaaaaaaaaaacgccagtaaaaaaaagatttttaagaatggaagttataataatataaaatataaaattctcgtgtcatggtgttaaacattgaattcctccgaaacggctcaagcgattttaataaaattttgtggacatatcgggtaggtcttagaatcggccaacatctatttttcattccgctaagttatagggggggggggattaagcgggttaataacatatgtggcaaagaaacgtttgcggggtcagctagtataatataaaaatattgcaacCCATATCACGATCATGATTCAGCCTGCCCATctgcccactgctggacatagttctctttctctatataggaaaaggattggagcttaatctaccaccaCTGCTCCAtagcgggttggcggatatagtccctactatgagtaacgatcgttatcaggtatttacGACAACAACTGGGACTGAGAGGTTAACGTGCtatctgaggcacggtggggagccaTTCAAACCggagataaatatttgttaaaatagcaatcccgagcaggaatcgaacccgcaaaacgtcggttttaggcgactactcggcGGGTACAGAGCGGGTGTTTGTTGTTAAAACGTCAAATCGAAATCCCTTcagtattttttaacatttacatttaatttcataCAACGACACAatatgtagacgaaaaattattgCTTACAAAAATCTTTTCAGTATTAATAGGTAATAGGGTCATGGACAATCAAATTATACAACAaagtataaacattattttttgtttattataataatagaattaAGATATTTCACTTTTACAAATAGGAAATCAATAATAGTATGGGTTGCCACAACCACAGCCGCAGCTACCAGTGATGGAAACGGTACCAGCGGCTGGCAATTCACCAGCGAAGTGCACTGCACCAATTATTGGCACTTGACCAGCAACGAGTGTAGTTCCAGCGACTGGCATCTCACCAGCGACAGCGACGTCACCAACACCAGAACCACCGTAACCAGCAGCTAATTCAATTGCGGCTGGGGCGAAGCCATATGATCCAGGAGCACCAAGTTCCAGAGCAGTTGGGGCTAAACCGAATGGAGAACCAGCTAGACCCATTCCATAAGGACCTACAGCTGGTGCCAAAGCTGGTCCAAATCCTGGTCCGAAAGCTGGAAGTGGCCCACCACCGATACACTGGCTGTACACATTctgaaaaatacaaaatttttagttaaacagtcaatttattttattttattcaagggtacacaaaaataagtttttagatCAAGTGGGACTTtagatgttaataatattttttacctgTATCAAGCAGATTTGGACGCAAACAAAAAGCAAAGTGAGAACGGACATGTTTACAATATAATTGTTGACTTACAAcgataattactttaattatggccaaatatttatactaaaataccCATTAAGCAATCCTTATCACATTGGCATATTGGCAATTACATTCCTAACGTAATgctatataattacataaattcaCCAATaccttttgtaattattattatcacacaATACTGATAAGCGTTATACAAATGTATAAaagctatatataattttctggagcagcccgactgtgaaagtacctcgaccttacagaagatcacagctaaataatacggctttcaagcagtgttgtgttcctgtggtgagtaaggtgaccagagcttcttgTTTGGAATGGgagtaggatcggcaacgcacttacgatgcttctggttggGTGTTACAGGCATCTATAGGGtatgataatcgcttaccatcaggtgtaccgtacgctttttttgccgacctagttgtataaaaaatgtcataTATATGTCATCTGAAGGTAAGCTAAAGTTGTAATGATGTAGTGTTTATATACATTTgcattgtatttatatacagaGTCTGATATTAATTTAGAACATGCATGCATACTTTTTATCGCAACAGTAACGGTATGTCtcttgcttaaaattttaacaagttAAAGAACAAATACACAAtctgatttttgtttttgtaacctATTTGGGAATAACCAAGGGAACGTCAAATATagtttgataatacttttttttggaaaatataCCCGCATAATTTCATTAGTAAATATCtttaatgttgattttattttctagttcaCCACCTCCCAGTGCATTGGTACCCCCTATGACGGTTTTGGCTGGGGTGCAGCTAATGGCCTAGCTTGGGAAGCCAACAGTGCTCAATATAGCACTGCTCCCTACGCTGCTGGTAACTGGGCTCCATCACCATGTTCTGCTGCCCCCTATGGAACAGAATGGACTGCTAGCTTTGCTCCAATGGCATCAAATGGCGGCGGCTTTGTTGTAAACAGTGGTTCCCCCATTTCTGTGACCGGAGTTGCTTTAACATCAGAAAATGCATATGAAGGCGCCCTTGCTGTATCTGGTGCTCTGCCATTCTTAGGTGCTGTAGCATTGGAAGGTCCTCTCCCTACTGCTGGTATGGGCGGTGTTACATATGGTTGTGGAAATGGAAATGTAGCTATATTGAATGAAGATTTCAATCATGCTGGTTACAATGGCTTTGGTTCACCATACGGACCCTATGGAGCTGAAATCGGTTATGGGTACTCTCCTGTGGGTTATGAAACCTATCCTGGTCACGCTCATATATGCAGCTGTGGTTATTAATAATGTTGTTATGTTACTACATTTATAaggaatacaaatattaaaataacctactctttttatttattttacatgaacatTTATTTGACTCATAAGTAACTTTAAAACGTTTCTGCGTAAAGCTACTTACACACATTTGTATTCTTTTCATTCTACAGTGTTATTAAACAGCATTTTTCTTATAACCCTTTTCTACTAACCCTAAACatgaaaacttaaaataaagttaattatgCGTACACTAGGAATGTAACTAatgtaaacaatttgttttgaTTGAGTTGATGCTTATCATTTGAAAACTTATCAGATAGTTTAGGCCTTCTAATTTTATCTAAGCCAGAGCTATTCAGCTCCATATATGTTTAAGAGTGTTTACaatcaaaaaatatgattttcttCAATAAGTTTTACTTTCGTAATGGTTACTCTTATCTATATCAgctgataaatatttttgtaacgtcAATCATttctacttaaaattaaaataaatgtatttaaacgaAAAATGGCGCATGATGTATAATGATGTCACAGTCTAACGTAGTGATGTCAAAGATACGGCCTGTGATCGCAATTTTTCACAGAAAGAAGAATGATGATTTCACTCGATTCATGATTCTTGATTCGATGAATAATTCactacatttctttatttgaatcTAGCTCGCATatacattctaaatttaatatatggccCTCTGCAAAATTGAGTTTGACGCACCTGGTCAAACGCCTATAAAAAATCACAGCACACATCCAAAGCATCTCGTGACTCCTTATAACCATTGACTATCGAAATATATGATGAAACTGTACACCTTACACCCACCTAGCTTAAAtgggaaatcggtcggtcgcgatcgaccgaaaaggtCATGAttcaaatcctcaaatttccCGGTCTATTGtttctcttttttttctaattgcactcgttatttttattttaaatagccagttcttattttttattattatgtcggtaaaatcgaaaaatattatctatattttatcattagtatttttgaattattttttatttttgaattttcatattttatatttttttattattgtcgataaaaaaaaatatgattcatattttataaatatgtaatttctatttaaatatgatttccaaaaaacacgatttactaaaaataccgagctaagctcggtcacccaagTACTTATTATTTGACAGAGAATTACTTTTTCAAATAGTGTACTACAGGCAGCTAGTATTGGAATTGGTCTGCAATTCGTTGAACGGTATAGCATCCGGACTTAAACAAAGGTATAAGGGGCCTTTCTTGCCTATGCTTACCCAGCTTAGTTCTGTCTGCAGTCCACTGTCGGACATAgacctccctaagttcgcgccagacgttTGGCATAAAAACCTGGAACTGCGCTAATTTTAccctaaaaattattaatgtgtctaatatgtaattattcttatttgtgtgtgtatacagaatgttcgactcctaattgtgttccttcaaatgggggggTTCTGTAGGTGCTATAGATCACGTTCCGCGTTAGAAACAAATTCCtagcccatttttaaatttggtttAGTTGAAATAGACGAGCTGCTTGATAGACTCGTTCCGCATGATACCTATCGTTAGCGCTTAAGCACGGTTATAGTTTACAATTTAAAACGTTCttagaaaagaaaaatagtttCTATATATgcggttctttagttgtatgtGGAAGTTGGTATTAACTTCACTTAATCGACGTTTTTGAGGGTTAAGTAAAATAGTATTGGACGGTTATTAGGGTACCCtatatataagatgtttgtctATTAACCGTTTTCCTTCAAATTGGGAGTTATGTGGGTAATATAGATCACCTACAAAGTGAAAATTTttctttgtcttaatatacgaaCTACTTTGACaacgtacttctgcataaccatCCAGTACTATTACAATCTTTTTGGAATTATTTGGAccataaaaatagatatataggATGGGAGCGGCGCAGGGGAGCTTCCGGTACGAGTGTGGTGGACTACAAGGCTTTGAGTTTgctgaaatttatataaatttctactgtaattactttttttcaataaaaacaatgacAAAACTAGTCCCTTAACCTTGTATCAAAGTTTTTTCCCCTCAACTATTTATCTTACTAAACCTTCAAAAGAGGGTTATGTACCTTAc encodes the following:
- the LOC123667723 gene encoding chorion class CA protein ERA.5-like, with the translated sequence MSVLTLLFVCVQICLIQNVYSQCIGGGPLPAFGPGFGPALAPAVGPYGMGLAGSPFGLAPTALELGAPGSYGFAPAAIELAAGYGGSGVGDVAVAGEMPVAGTTLVAGQVPIIGAVHFAGELPAAGTVSITGSCGCGCGNPYYY
- the LOC123667724 gene encoding chorion class B protein PC10-like; amino-acid sequence: MSYICHLKFTTSQCIGTPYDGFGWGAANGLAWEANSAQYSTAPYAAGNWAPSPCSAAPYGTEWTASFAPMASNGGGFVVNSGSPISVTGVALTSENAYEGALAVSGALPFLGAVALEGPLPTAGMGGVTYGCGNGNVAILNEDFNHAGYNGFGSPYGPYGAEIGYGYSPVGYETYPGHAHICSCGY